Proteins encoded within one genomic window of Cytophagales bacterium:
- a CDS encoding head GIN domain-containing protein, translating into MIRSMTYIAAMMIVFSVAAQKQEIRVDDFSELTFGTSGVLYLTQGSEAKVVVDADEDILEKIDFDQRGDRLVIRNRNDRGWNRGWGKYELKIYVTMRDIEAITLSGSGPIYGESLLKTDDLEVKLSGSGSMELEVESRDLEIGISGSGSIEMEGSGEEVYARISGSGKIKADDLEVKSLDARISGSGSIYMSVEDEIEASISGSGNVYYRGDPDRVINSASGSGKIRRM; encoded by the coding sequence ATGATTAGATCAATGACTTACATCGCAGCAATGATGATCGTTTTCAGCGTAGCTGCCCAAAAACAAGAAATTCGAGTAGACGATTTTTCAGAACTGACCTTCGGTACCTCAGGAGTGTTGTACCTGACACAAGGATCGGAGGCAAAAGTAGTTGTCGATGCAGATGAAGACATATTGGAGAAAATAGATTTTGATCAACGAGGTGACCGACTGGTGATCAGAAACAGAAATGATCGCGGCTGGAATCGTGGGTGGGGGAAATATGAATTGAAGATTTACGTGACCATGCGAGACATAGAGGCGATCACCTTAAGCGGCTCAGGCCCAATATATGGAGAGAGCTTATTGAAGACGGATGATTTGGAGGTAAAACTCAGTGGATCAGGAAGTATGGAGTTGGAAGTGGAAAGCAGAGACCTTGAAATCGGCATTTCAGGCTCAGGGTCCATTGAGATGGAAGGCTCTGGAGAAGAAGTTTATGCCCGGATCAGCGGTTCTGGCAAGATCAAAGCAGACGACCTGGAAGTAAAATCATTAGATGCTCGGATCAGCGGTTCGGGTAGCATTTACATGTCCGTAGAGGATGAAATCGAAGCGAGTATTTCCGGCAGTGGCAATGTGTACTACAGAGGAGATCCTGACCGTGTGATCAACAGCGCTTCTGGAAGTGGCAAGATTCGTAGGATGTAG
- a CDS encoding response regulator — protein sequence MKKLAIIDDSPMMLSFLERFLNEKWQVQTFEGPLEFIKAYEDDRYVPHIIIADLQTEGLSAVDLMRFVKGTSHNMPVLIISSNGNIDVKVECLESGATDFIQKPFNPRELEARIKKVAFHQDQDYHVH from the coding sequence ATGAAAAAACTTGCCATAATCGATGATAGCCCAATGATGCTTTCATTTCTTGAAAGATTCTTGAATGAAAAATGGCAGGTCCAGACTTTTGAGGGGCCGCTAGAATTCATCAAGGCATATGAAGATGACAGATATGTACCCCATATCATCATTGCGGATTTACAGACAGAAGGATTGAGTGCAGTTGACCTGATGCGATTTGTGAAAGGTACTTCGCACAACATGCCCGTGCTAATCATATCTTCAAATGGGAACATTGATGTAAAGGTGGAGTGCCTGGAATCCGGTGCCACCGACTTCATTCAGAAGCCATTCAATCCCCGTGAACTCGAGGCACGAATCAAAAAAGTAGCGTTTCACCAGGACCAGGATTATCATGTACATTAA
- a CDS encoding heme NO-binding domain-containing protein, with the protein MKGIIFTELMEMVEGGHGLEIADKMLSHPELSTKGVYIATGTYPVEDLEILLGTLQETLGADRDTLLKVFSGHLFQTFEKKYASLLANYSDTFGLLKMIEGHIHVEVKKLYPDAELPEFQVESETSDQLVLIYTSSRHMEALAEGLMEAAAKHFQETFDIRKEKTSPESTRFILSRT; encoded by the coding sequence ATGAAAGGGATCATCTTTACGGAACTTATGGAAATGGTTGAAGGCGGGCATGGATTAGAAATCGCCGATAAGATGTTGTCTCATCCCGAACTATCTACGAAAGGAGTTTATATCGCTACTGGCACTTACCCCGTCGAAGACCTGGAAATATTACTAGGGACACTTCAAGAAACGCTTGGAGCAGATAGAGATACTTTACTCAAAGTTTTTAGTGGGCATTTATTTCAGACGTTCGAAAAGAAGTATGCCAGTCTCTTGGCCAATTATTCGGATACATTTGGTCTACTCAAAATGATTGAAGGGCACATCCACGTAGAAGTGAAAAAACTTTATCCTGATGCCGAGTTACCTGAGTTTCAAGTAGAAAGCGAAACAAGTGATCAGCTGGTATTGATTTATACTTCCAGCAGACACATGGAAGCATTGGCAGAGGGGCTCATGGAAGCTGCAGCTAAACACTTTCAGGAAACTTTTGATATTCGAAAAGAAAAAACCTCTCCGGAAAGCACTCGATTCATCCTTAGTCGTACATGA
- a CDS encoding TolC family protein yields the protein MKIFVLSLLITTGLQDSSSLNPQHELETIQALLLDVTNIDSIVEKALANSYTLQLDEARVKQQQYAIKQERNSWSRSFRFGVNFFNVSTVPSANDGNVSVTQASVLSNIGLTLGVNPEDFINRKSRIRVAEQELEIRKKDLQRDRRDIESYVIGKFLEYQQALEIFIIRENNLMISEENKLVADEQFRQGRITTHEYNKMLGDLMLKQEALVRAETTVMKLKREIELFISA from the coding sequence ATGAAAATATTTGTTTTATCTCTTTTGATCACAACTGGTTTACAAGACAGCAGTTCACTCAATCCACAACATGAATTGGAGACCATTCAGGCTTTGCTATTAGATGTGACTAATATCGATAGCATCGTGGAAAAAGCGTTAGCGAACTCTTACACATTACAGTTGGACGAAGCACGCGTCAAACAACAACAATATGCGATCAAACAAGAACGCAATAGTTGGAGTCGAAGCTTTCGATTTGGCGTGAACTTTTTCAATGTCAGTACGGTGCCCTCTGCCAATGATGGCAATGTAAGTGTAACGCAAGCTTCCGTACTTTCCAATATTGGCCTGACCCTGGGGGTGAATCCCGAAGACTTTATCAATCGGAAGAGTAGGATCAGGGTGGCCGAACAGGAGCTTGAGATACGTAAAAAGGATTTGCAAAGAGACCGACGAGACATTGAGTCTTATGTGATAGGGAAGTTCCTTGAATATCAGCAAGCCCTTGAAATATTCATTATCAGAGAGAATAACCTGATGATTTCTGAAGAAAACAAGTTGGTGGCCGATGAGCAATTTCGTCAAGGTCGCATCACCACGCATGAGTACAACAAAATGTTGGGTGACTTGATGCTCAAGCAAGAAGCATTGGTTCGGGCCGAAACTACGGTTATGAAACTGAAACGAGAAATCGAACTATTCATCTCAGCGTAA
- a CDS encoding sugar transferase, whose product MYINYRNFGKRSIDVLISGVLLLMLSPLLLIVAVAIRLESKGPIFYAAKRVGQHYHTFRFWKFRSMFQDADQRVGALKAQSQYQSKMEFEPVLLDDASEIRVADDEIISEDQWNAQREDEVKNAFFKVKNDPRITKVGAFIRRTSIDELPQLWNVLVGDMSLVGNRPLPLYEAEKLTEDAYIERFMAPAGITGYWQVTDRGKANMSVDSRKLKDIEYARQYSFLMDIKILLMTPLAAIQEVKS is encoded by the coding sequence ATGTACATTAATTACAGAAATTTCGGTAAAAGGTCCATTGATGTATTGATCAGTGGCGTCCTTCTTTTGATGTTAAGTCCATTATTGTTGATTGTGGCGGTTGCGATAAGACTGGAAAGTAAGGGCCCGATATTTTATGCGGCCAAACGAGTTGGGCAGCATTACCATACGTTTCGATTTTGGAAATTCCGGTCCATGTTTCAAGATGCAGACCAACGAGTAGGTGCGTTAAAAGCCCAGAGTCAATACCAGTCGAAAATGGAATTTGAGCCTGTATTGCTTGATGATGCCTCCGAAATTAGGGTAGCGGACGATGAGATCATAAGCGAGGATCAGTGGAACGCGCAGAGAGAAGATGAGGTAAAAAATGCGTTTTTTAAAGTGAAGAACGATCCTCGAATCACAAAAGTAGGTGCTTTCATACGACGGACCAGTATTGATGAACTGCCACAACTATGGAATGTATTAGTTGGAGATATGTCTTTGGTGGGCAATCGACCTTTACCACTGTATGAAGCGGAAAAGCTAACGGAAGACGCTTATATCGAACGGTTCATGGCGCCGGCTGGTATTACGGGCTACTGGCAAGTCACCGATCGTGGCAAAGCCAACATGTCAGTAGATAGCCGCAAACTCAAAGACATAGAATATGCCCGTCAGTATTCGTTTTTGATGGATATCAAGATCTTATTGATGACGCCACTAGCTGCGATACAGGAGGTTAAATCCTAG
- a CDS encoding ATP-binding protein produces MSDEIAILKRHLARERAARKQAEELLDSKTLDLHQVNQELSDATETLKSLLSSRTAIISNLVTNLSSGILLENEVGEILFANQVFCDQFEITAPPDKLVGKKLSRSLQDFERIFADPEQFYNKLPRVFEANEKVLNESIELKSGITIEGDFIPIDIMGVHKGRLWQFRDITERKTNQRSIEQSERRFKLLAAYYEFIRGASLRALLAKTTTFLKQEVEIEEISISLVESPIESLNSWMREQVTKVDNPLVKLFTAENMKALDQKPIYLDDITADTSDQQGLEWLVRGFRSALNMPLILEGDFLGVLSIASRQIDGISEDTKRFFALFEPRLTYALKNLILIQDLEWTKDTIKQSEEKYRGIMENMELGLMEVDNDDTIIKVYDRFCKLTGYGSWELIGRKASEVFVLPEYKHVLDDQHKDRDRGISGVYEIEIPTKSGERKWVLISGAPYYDSNGKKMGTIGIHLDISDRKKMEQNLIQVTSEAKKAQEAEKIFLANMSHEIRNPLNAVIGMSHLLEDTNPTKEQQEYLGYIKNSSQTLMSLISDILDLSKIHANEISFHPVEISLKKTVRDIQSMFEVRCLEKGIQFQFQYDDNIELKVYGDQLILHQILNNLLGNALKFTDEGGNISLHVDLLVRKDNNYQIMFTVEDSGIGIKEEHLADIFTEFKQADSSTKIKYGGTGLGLAISQKLVTLHGGSIDVESTEGEGSTFQIVIPFEYTENADRAQVEKPRETFEEMNVGRVLIVEDNPVNRKYLSRTLQKWHISCDEAENGRIALEKLEAATYDLLIMDIRMPEMDGYEAIGRIRKHPEDHIRNIMAIALTADAMREEREKAYHQGFNYHITKPFKSEELRSKLMELATFQTEEPHITPEEKLSIDTYFDQEALNRLYEGDEEYMIEMFQIFKRTTPKELEGLQASMDKEDWEECKSILHRAKPTFEMVGRPGLTKIAGQFEAIYDKEKVLSKTDLGLFMVEVRELLKKVDLEIKKTK; encoded by the coding sequence ATGAGTGATGAAATCGCCATATTGAAAAGACACCTGGCCAGGGAGCGGGCCGCAAGAAAACAAGCGGAAGAATTACTCGATTCAAAAACGCTGGATTTGCATCAGGTAAATCAGGAACTGTCTGATGCCACCGAAACCTTAAAGTCACTACTCAGTTCACGAACGGCAATCATTTCCAATCTGGTCACCAATCTGAGTAGTGGGATCTTGCTGGAAAATGAAGTGGGCGAAATCCTATTTGCCAATCAGGTTTTCTGTGATCAATTTGAGATTACGGCGCCTCCGGATAAACTCGTGGGCAAAAAACTCTCTCGTTCCTTGCAGGATTTTGAACGGATTTTCGCTGACCCTGAACAATTTTACAATAAACTCCCACGGGTCTTTGAAGCCAATGAAAAGGTCCTCAATGAATCCATTGAACTCAAGTCAGGGATTACCATTGAAGGAGATTTCATCCCTATCGACATCATGGGTGTGCACAAAGGTCGACTATGGCAATTCCGTGATATCACTGAAAGGAAAACCAATCAACGTTCTATTGAGCAAAGTGAACGTCGATTTAAATTGCTTGCAGCTTATTACGAATTTATCAGGGGAGCCAGTCTGCGCGCATTATTAGCAAAGACGACCACATTTCTTAAACAGGAAGTGGAAATTGAAGAGATTTCAATCTCACTCGTAGAAAGCCCAATCGAGTCTTTGAATAGCTGGATGCGGGAACAAGTGACTAAAGTGGACAATCCACTGGTAAAACTGTTTACCGCGGAGAACATGAAGGCGCTCGATCAGAAACCAATCTATCTGGATGATATAACCGCCGACACCTCCGACCAACAAGGCTTGGAATGGTTAGTCAGGGGGTTTCGCAGTGCCTTAAATATGCCCCTCATACTTGAGGGTGACTTTCTAGGTGTGCTGAGTATCGCCTCTCGACAAATAGACGGCATATCCGAAGATACCAAAAGATTCTTCGCGCTTTTCGAGCCTCGATTGACGTACGCTTTGAAGAATCTGATCCTGATCCAGGACTTGGAATGGACGAAAGATACCATCAAGCAAAGCGAAGAAAAGTACCGCGGCATCATGGAAAACATGGAACTCGGACTCATGGAAGTGGACAATGATGACACAATCATCAAAGTCTATGATCGCTTTTGCAAATTGACGGGTTATGGGTCCTGGGAGCTCATAGGAAGAAAGGCCTCAGAAGTTTTCGTATTGCCTGAATACAAACATGTCCTGGACGACCAGCATAAAGACCGGGATAGGGGTATATCTGGTGTTTATGAAATTGAAATACCCACCAAAAGCGGGGAACGAAAGTGGGTGCTCATTTCCGGAGCACCCTATTATGACAGCAATGGAAAAAAGATGGGTACAATCGGTATCCATCTCGATATTTCCGACCGGAAAAAGATGGAGCAAAACCTGATCCAGGTCACCTCCGAAGCAAAAAAAGCGCAGGAAGCCGAAAAGATTTTCCTGGCCAATATGAGTCATGAGATCAGAAATCCCCTGAATGCTGTCATCGGGATGAGTCATTTGTTAGAAGATACCAACCCGACCAAAGAACAACAAGAATACCTCGGATACATCAAAAACTCGTCCCAAACATTGATGAGTCTGATCTCTGACATCCTGGACCTGTCAAAGATCCATGCCAATGAGATTTCCTTCCACCCAGTAGAAATATCGCTGAAAAAGACCGTTCGGGACATTCAAAGCATGTTTGAAGTGAGGTGTTTGGAAAAGGGCATTCAATTCCAATTTCAGTACGACGATAACATTGAATTGAAGGTGTATGGTGACCAACTCATCTTGCATCAAATTCTGAACAACTTGTTGGGTAATGCCCTAAAATTCACGGATGAAGGGGGTAACATTTCGTTGCATGTTGATCTGTTGGTAAGGAAAGATAATAATTACCAAATAATGTTCACCGTTGAGGATTCTGGAATAGGAATTAAAGAAGAGCACCTTGCGGATATTTTTACCGAATTCAAACAAGCGGACAGCTCGACAAAAATCAAATACGGAGGAACCGGTCTTGGCCTTGCCATTTCACAAAAGCTGGTCACACTCCATGGAGGTAGCATTGATGTAGAAAGTACTGAAGGCGAAGGGTCTACTTTCCAGATAGTGATCCCTTTTGAATACACTGAGAATGCAGATCGGGCACAAGTAGAAAAACCCAGAGAAACATTTGAAGAAATGAATGTGGGCAGAGTGCTGATCGTGGAAGACAACCCGGTCAATCGAAAGTACCTCAGCCGAACGCTACAAAAATGGCACATCTCCTGTGACGAAGCTGAAAACGGGCGGATCGCACTTGAAAAACTTGAGGCTGCTACTTATGACCTGTTGATCATGGACATACGAATGCCAGAAATGGATGGCTATGAAGCCATAGGTAGAATCAGAAAACATCCTGAAGACCATATCCGCAACATCATGGCCATTGCCCTCACCGCCGATGCCATGCGCGAAGAACGAGAAAAAGCCTATCACCAGGGCTTTAATTACCACATCACTAAACCGTTCAAATCAGAAGAACTGCGCTCTAAACTAATGGAGCTAGCCACCTTCCAAACGGAAGAACCCCACATCACACCTGAAGAAAAATTGTCCATTGATACTTACTTTGACCAGGAAGCCCTTAACAGGTTGTATGAAGGAGATGAGGAATACATGATTGAAATGTTTCAGATCTTCAAACGAACCACACCGAAAGAGTTGGAAGGACTTCAGGCAAGCATGGATAAAGAGGACTGGGAAGAATGCAAGAGCATATTACACCGGGCCAAGCCTACTTTCGAAATGGTTGGCCGACCTGGATTGACTAAAATTGCCGGACAATTTGAAGCGATTTACGATAAAGAAAAAGTGCTTTCTAAAACAGATTTAGGGCTGTTCATGGTAGAGGTCCGGGAATTGCTCAAGAAAGTTGATTTAGAAATTAAGAAAACCAAATAA